The Fibrobacter sp. UWT2 sequence CGTCAGCATTCCTGAAATGATGGTGATGCTTAAGCAGGATGCGGAACGCTATGGATTCGATGTGGACCAGATCAAGAAGGTTTACATGCCGGCTAAGGATATCGTGATCTTTGTGGGCAAGAGCTTCAAGCTGAAGGGTGACTACAAGGATAGTGTGTCGCTGTATCCGGGTGCAACCTTCACGAACCTGCCTTACATTACTTCTGACGAATACGAACGCGAAGTGCCCGTCAAGGTGGTCGACAGGTTCCCGCAGGTCCAGAATGTGGAATACTGGGATACCGATGGCGATGGTGTTCTTGACCAGATCGTGGCCGTGTTTGACAAGAAGTTGACGAAGGACGATATCGACAGTACTCTCTATATGACGTTCCCGTGGTACAGCTATCGCGGTATGATGATTCAGCTGCAAGCTCAGCCGGCTGATCTGAGGATTGACCCGAAGGATTCGACCCGCGTTATTTGGGAAGTGTTTGCCACAACGAGACTTGCCTCGGGTGTGACAAGCATTAGCGAAGACCTGCCGCAGGCCAATATCTATACCTACTACAAGATCTTCGGTGAAACCTTCGTGAACGAAGATGTCGCTCCGCTGGTCGACAAGATGGCTCCTGTGGTGGCTAGCGCTACGCTGGATTATGGCAAGAAGGCTGACACGCTTTTGGTGGTGTTCTCTGAACCGATTCATTCCAAGGACCTCAAGGGAGTGGATTACTTCTCTTACGTCCATGGTGAAGAGGTGATTGAACTGAATCCCACGAGAATCGACTGGTCTGCAGACGGCCTTTCCGCAAAGCTGGTGTTTAACGGTAGCGATGGTACGATTATGCCGGGTGACTCCATTATGGTGCGCAAGGGTGCCAAGGATGCCATCAAGGATAACTATGATAACATCGCCGGCGAAAATCCGCAGTCGGTCATTATCGGCGGCCTGTTGAACCACTTGGTTGAAGCGACGACCATGGGTAGCTTTGACTTGAACGATGATACTCCGAGGGAAGATGCTGATGGCAAGACGTATACCTTGCAGACCGTAAGCTCTGTGAACCTGCGCTATATGCCGGGCTCGACCACCAAGGAAGATATGGAAAAAGAAGGTGCCCTTGGTCAGTTGGTGCAGCTGGGCGAGCGCTTTGTGCCGCAGCTCCTGGACCGTGCGCAGGTTTCTGCCGATGGATCTTACGATCCGACGGTGCTTGATTCCTTGAAGCCCGAAGATGTGTATATCTCGTTCATTGTGAACTACTTCGATCACTTGGGCCAGTACGTGAACGACACCATTATCACGGTGCCTTGTAATAGCCCGAAGTTCGGCGGCAACTGCCTTGAAACCGACAAGAAGGTCTTTGTGAACTGGAACTTCAAGGATCACAAGGGACGCTTCGTGGGAACCGGCGTTTACAACGTTCAGTTCAAGATGGTGGTCCGTTACGAAGACAAGAAGATTGTCGAAGAAATCAAGGACAAGTGGGGCGTCCGCCGCAAGAAACACAAAAAGTAGCATTGAGCACGGGCTTCGCCCTTTGAGCGGTGAGCCCGGGTGCAAAGCACCCTGTGGGTAGAATATGAAAAAACATTCGGCGGTAGCTGAATGTTTTTTTTGTCTCAAAGCCCAAAGTTCCCGAAGGGAGCGAGCTCGTAGCTCATATCTGTTATTTGTTGATTTTAGTCAGCTTGTGGAAAAGGGGTCCAGGGGGCGGAGCCCCATGCGTCTAGGGCTGCCATTACTTATTAATGGCGGCCAGGAAGGCGTCCTTCTTGTCCTGCAAGAATTCCTTGCTGTTGTACTTACGGATGCGGCGGAGAGCCTGGTCGCGCAACTGACGGACACGTTCGTGAGAGATGTTCATGGATTCGCCCACTTCGCGAAGCGTCTGCGGAGCTTCCTGGTTGATACCGAAGATGCCGGTAATCACCTTGGCTTCGCGTTCCGGAAGCTGTTCCATGAGGTCGCGAGCCAAAGCTTCGACGCTCTGGATTTCGGATTCGTTTTCCGGGTTCGTTGCGGTACCGTCGGGGAGCACTTCGGCGTAGGTTGCCTTGGAGTCTGCCTTGAGCGGGCTGTCAAACGAAACGCCGCGCTGACCGATCTGGATAAGTTCGCGGATTTCTTCGTTGATTTCCTTACCGCGGCTCTGTTCGTGCAAAGCCTTACGCACGCGGAGGTGCTGGTTAGCCGGCAAGCGAATCAGGTTGCCCTGTTCGTTGATGGCGCGGGTAATGTAAGCCTTGATCCACCACACGCCGTAACTAATGAACTTAAGACCACGGGTATGTTCAAAGGATTCGATAGCACGTACAAGACCCATAGCGCCTTCGCTCACCAAGTCCGGCAGCGGAATCGGGCAACCACGGTATTGAATAGCGACTTTCAAAACAAAACGCATGTTTGCAGAAATAAGCTTCTTACGGGCGATCTTGTCGCCTTCTTTAGCTTTCTGGAACAGAATCTGCTCTTCTTCACGAGAGAGGGGAGCGGTGCGTCTAATATCTTCGAGGTAACGTTTTAGAGTAGTATCAGTAGAATCAATATGCATTTTATAACCTTACATCCTTAATATCGCTTTTTTTAAAGCAAGATGCGTGCCAAAAGTGTAAAAAAATTGCAAAGTGTATCAAATTTCCCGTATATTGTCACACTTTCGTGAATTCTGTCTCTAAATTTAGAAAAATTGTCTTTGATTTTCAACTATTGTCGTGATTTTATGACAAATCCGGCGCTTGGCGTGAAATCCCCATAGGCGTAGCGTTTGCGAATTTGTTTTCAATATTTTCGTATATTTTACACGCTATGTCTATTAAAGAACCTGATCAGTCTGTCTGGAACAGATTTTGGCAACAGAAGAACGATATGGACAAGGTTTACCCTTCGTCCCCGTCCGTGTTGAATACGATTAAGAAGAATTTTAAGCTCGAAGGCCTGAAGGTTTTGGAGGTTGGCGCCGGTACCGGTCGCGATAGTGCCGAACTTGCTCGCTTGGGTGCCGATGTCTACGTGCTCGATTACGCTGAAAATAGTTTGAAGATTGTAGATGCCATTCGAGCCAAAGACAACCTTTACGACAATTTGAAGTTGGTCCGTGGCGATGCCTTCAAGGCGCCGTTCCCGGATTGCACTTTTGACCTGGTGTTCCATCAGGGTCTGGCCGAACACTTCAAGGATTCGCTCCCGCTGATCAAGGAAAACTACCGCATCTTGAAGCATGGCGGTCATTGTCTGTGCGATGTGCCGCAGACGGTTCACCCTTACACCGTCATCAAACATATTCTAATTGCGATGGACAAGTGGTTTGCCGGTTGGGAAAAGCAGTTCACTATGCCGCAGCTCAAGAAGCTCATGACTGATGCAGGCTTTGAATGTGTTTACCAGTATGGCGACTGGATGCGCCCGAACCTGTTCTACCGCATCTTGCGCGAAGTGGGTTTCAAGGTGGGCGTGGAGTTGCCGAAGTATCCGCTGCAGGGGACTGCTTACCAGAAGGCCAAGGACGCAATTCTGGACGCACTCGAAAACAATTCGCTTATGCACTACACGCAGTTGTGCATTGGAGTCTTGGGCAAGAAGCCCTAGCCGATGAACATCCTTGTCGTAAATTATCGCGATCGGTTGCACCCCGCCGCGGGAGGCGCCGAGAAACACTTACACCGCATTTTTTCTCTGATTGCAGAAGCGGGACACCAGGTGGTGCTCCTGACGACTGCCTTTGCTGGCTGTAAGGAACGCGAAGTCGTCGATGGCATCCAGGTGGTGCGCAAGGGTGGCGACCTGCTGTTCCAGCTCACGGTGGCGATGAATATCCGCAAGCTGGATCGCGAGTTTAATTTTGACTTGGTGGTCGAAGACCTGAATAAGCTTCCTCTGTTCACTCCCTTCTTAATCAAGAAACCGGTGGTGGTGCAAATGCATCACTTGTGGCGTGGCTCGATTTTCCACGAGGCCTCGTTCCCGGTCGCTTTTGTGGTGTGGGCTTTTGAACGGATGATTCCCTGGTTCTATCGCAAGCAGCCGTTTGTGGTGGTGAGCCCAAGTACCAAGCGAGAATTGGAAGAAATCGGAATTGCCGAAGACCGCATCTCGGTTATTTACAACGGCTCCGATGATGATGTTGCTGCATCTGTTCCTGATGTTGCTCCGGTTGAAGAAGAATCTTCTGTACCTTACTTCTTGTGGCTGTCGCGTGTGCATCGCTACAAGGGGATTTGGACGGCGCTTCAGGCGTTTGAAGAATTTGCCGAGAACCATCCGGATGTAAAGCTGGTGGTGGCGGGTGACGGTCCGCTTCTGAAAAAGATTCCCGCCTGGCTTAAGGAACGGGGACTCGAAGAACACGTTGAACTTTTGGGGTTTGTTTCGTCTGAGAAGAAAAAGAAACTGCTTGCACATGCGGTGGCACTTTTGCAGACGAGTTTCAAGGAAGGCTGGGGCTTGACTGTCGTCGAGGCTGCTAAGCACGGAACGACGACGATTGCCAGCGATGTGCCTGGGCTCAGGGACAGTGTGCGAAATGGTGAAACGGGACTTTTGTTCCCGGTGGGAGATGCACACACTTGTGCCATGGAAATGGATAGGCTTTATAGCGATGACGACCTGCGTACGAGACTTTCGCAGGCAGCCAAAAGCTATGCGGGGGAATTCCGTTGGGACTGCGCTGCGGAACAGACTCTTGACTTGATTCAAGAGGCTATTATCCAGCGTCAGGTAGGGGGAGGAGATGAGTAAAATAGATGGTCGACTGAAGTCGGCTCTGATTTTTTGTTTGAAGCTGGTGGTGACGATTGTTCCCGCCTACTTTGTGTACCGAAACATCGTGATGGCTCCGGACTGGAGCGTTGACGATTTGTATCGTCTGTTCAGTACGCATAGCGTTTGGCCTTTGATTGTTGCACTTTTGTGTCTGGGTCTTTCGAATTTTACGGCGTGCTTGCAGTGGAAGCTTTTGCTTGAAAAGCAGAACGTGAAACTCGGTTACGGACATTTGCTCAAGCTTTATTATGTGGGCTTGTTCTTTAATAACTTTATGCCGGGTAACGTGGGCGGCGATGCCAAGAAGATTTACGATATCCGTATGCAGGGTGGTCAGGATACGGTTGGCGCCGGACTTACGGCAACCTTCTTTGACCGCCTTTACGGGCTGTTCTTTATTACGCTGTTTGCGCTTGCGATGGGCCTTCTGTTCTTTATGCACGACGAAGCGCAGCGTTCGTTCATGTGGCCGTCGGTGTGGATTTTCCTCGGCTTCTGTGCGCTGTTTGCCGCTCTTTGCAGCCGTAGACTCGGTCGCCTGTTGTGCAAAATCTTGACGAAGGTTTTCCCGAAAAAAATTAACGAGCGCTTGATACATATGTTCGAACGTTTCCAGCATTTCCGCTCGGTCAAGTTGTTCGCTTCTATCAATTTGCTTTCGGCGGTGACTCAGGGCCTTCGAATCTTGGTTCATTATTTTTGCGGAATCGCGGTCGGTGTCGACCTCTCGATTTCGTGGTACTTCTATTACATTCCGCTGGTTGCGATCGTGAGTGCGCTCCCGATTTCGATTGGTGGCTTTGGTCCGCGTGAACTTTTGGCGCAGTCGCTTTTTGCTCGTGCCGGAGTGCCGGGGCTTGAATCGGTGGTGATTCAGTTGCTTGCTTACTTTGTGAGCTTGTTGCTGAGCCTGTTCGGTGCATTTGTGTTTTTGCTTGGAGGGTCGCCTGTGGCGAACGCTCCTGCGAAAGACTTG is a genomic window containing:
- a CDS encoding lysylphosphatidylglycerol synthase transmembrane domain-containing protein; the encoded protein is MSKIDGRLKSALIFCLKLVVTIVPAYFVYRNIVMAPDWSVDDLYRLFSTHSVWPLIVALLCLGLSNFTACLQWKLLLEKQNVKLGYGHLLKLYYVGLFFNNFMPGNVGGDAKKIYDIRMQGGQDTVGAGLTATFFDRLYGLFFITLFALAMGLLFFMHDEAQRSFMWPSVWIFLGFCALFAALCSRRLGRLLCKILTKVFPKKINERLIHMFERFQHFRSVKLFASINLLSAVTQGLRILVHYFCGIAVGVDLSISWYFYYIPLVAIVSALPISIGGFGPRELLAQSLFARAGVPGLESVVIQLLAYFVSLLLSLFGAFVFLLGGSPVANAPAKDLATEGEPK
- a CDS encoding glycosyltransferase family 4 protein codes for the protein MNILVVNYRDRLHPAAGGAEKHLHRIFSLIAEAGHQVVLLTTAFAGCKEREVVDGIQVVRKGGDLLFQLTVAMNIRKLDREFNFDLVVEDLNKLPLFTPFLIKKPVVVQMHHLWRGSIFHEASFPVAFVVWAFERMIPWFYRKQPFVVVSPSTKRELEEIGIAEDRISVIYNGSDDDVAASVPDVAPVEEESSVPYFLWLSRVHRYKGIWTALQAFEEFAENHPDVKLVVAGDGPLLKKIPAWLKERGLEEHVELLGFVSSEKKKKLLAHAVALLQTSFKEGWGLTVVEAAKHGTTTIASDVPGLRDSVRNGETGLLFPVGDAHTCAMEMDRLYSDDDLRTRLSQAAKSYAGEFRWDCAAEQTLDLIQEAIIQRQVGGGDE
- a CDS encoding class I SAM-dependent methyltransferase, whose product is MSIKEPDQSVWNRFWQQKNDMDKVYPSSPSVLNTIKKNFKLEGLKVLEVGAGTGRDSAELARLGADVYVLDYAENSLKIVDAIRAKDNLYDNLKLVRGDAFKAPFPDCTFDLVFHQGLAEHFKDSLPLIKENYRILKHGGHCLCDVPQTVHPYTVIKHILIAMDKWFAGWEKQFTMPQLKKLMTDAGFECVYQYGDWMRPNLFYRILREVGFKVGVELPKYPLQGTAYQKAKDAILDALENNSLMHYTQLCIGVLGKKP
- a CDS encoding RNA polymerase sigma factor RpoD/SigA; amino-acid sequence: MHIDSTDTTLKRYLEDIRRTAPLSREEEQILFQKAKEGDKIARKKLISANMRFVLKVAIQYRGCPIPLPDLVSEGAMGLVRAIESFEHTRGLKFISYGVWWIKAYITRAINEQGNLIRLPANQHLRVRKALHEQSRGKEINEEIRELIQIGQRGVSFDSPLKADSKATYAEVLPDGTATNPENESEIQSVEALARDLMEQLPEREAKVITGIFGINQEAPQTLREVGESMNISHERVRQLRDQALRRIRKYNSKEFLQDKKDAFLAAINK